A genomic segment from Burkholderia plantarii encodes:
- a CDS encoding ABC transporter permease — protein sequence MREPASRDGALAASARGALHEPLHEAPHERGGASARAAHAARRDPLRAWRVAGIALPFAALALVELAVRAGWLPDHLVPAPSEIVATLERMGAARLLRHVGASTLRVALGFAAGSGLALAIGAAMGLSRRIDALLEPSFQALRAIPSLAWVPVLLLWLGIDEAPKITLIAIGAFFPVHLAVVAGIRGVDRKLVELGAVYRLGPFALFRRILLPAALPQIVTGLRTGLSLAWMFMVAAELIAATRGLGFLLSDGRETGRPDLVFGAILLLALLGKLSDGAMRRIEARWLDWRDGFDGATRKAAR from the coding sequence ATGCGCGAACCGGCCTCCCGCGACGGCGCGCTCGCGGCTTCGGCGCGCGGCGCGTTGCATGAGCCGCTGCACGAAGCGCCGCATGAACGCGGCGGTGCGTCGGCACGCGCAGCACACGCGGCGCGCCGCGACCCGCTGCGCGCCTGGCGCGTGGCCGGCATCGCGCTGCCGTTCGCGGCGCTCGCGCTGGTGGAACTCGCGGTGCGTGCCGGCTGGCTGCCCGATCACCTGGTGCCCGCGCCGAGCGAGATCGTCGCCACGCTCGAACGGATGGGCGCCGCGCGCCTGCTGCGCCACGTCGGCGCGAGCACGCTGCGGGTGGCGCTCGGCTTCGCGGCCGGCTCCGGGCTCGCGCTCGCGATCGGCGCGGCGATGGGCCTGAGCCGCCGCATCGACGCGCTGCTCGAGCCGAGCTTCCAGGCGCTGCGCGCGATCCCGTCGCTCGCCTGGGTGCCGGTGCTGCTGCTCTGGCTTGGCATCGACGAGGCGCCGAAGATCACGCTGATCGCGATCGGCGCGTTCTTCCCCGTGCATCTGGCCGTGGTGGCCGGGATTCGCGGCGTGGACCGCAAGCTCGTCGAACTCGGCGCCGTCTATCGGCTCGGCCCGTTCGCGCTGTTTCGCCGGATCCTGCTGCCGGCCGCGTTGCCGCAGATCGTCACCGGCTTGCGCACCGGCCTGAGCCTTGCCTGGATGTTCATGGTGGCCGCCGAGCTGATCGCGGCCACGCGCGGGCTCGGCTTCCTGCTCAGCGACGGGCGCGAGACCGGGCGGCCGGACCTCGTGTTCGGCGCGATCCTGCTGCTCGCGCTGCTCGGCAAGCTCAGCGACGGCGCAATGCGCCGCATCGAGGCGCGCTGGCTCGACTGGCGCGACGGTTTCGACGGCGCGACGCGCAAGGCGGCCCGATGA
- a CDS encoding amidase — translation MNSELIHHDATRLAELIRTREVSPVEVMQAHLDRIASVDPQVNAIVTVADGALEAARAAEAAVLAGRALGPLHGVPFTAKDSIDTAGVATQRGSPIFQGRVPDADATSVARLKQAGAILLAKTNLPEFSYWIESDNLLTGRSNNPWNLERTPGGSSGGESAAIAAGMSPLGLGTDLAISVRGPAAQTGIVALKATHGRVPMTGIWPRAPRRFWHVGPMARSVRDLALAYSQLAGADGQDAFATSTAQAGADLGLGRAPRRPLRVGWLVEPGFGPIDAEVGATVQAAAAALESLGCIVEPVRIPALERDFALDVFNRLHVMEMKPAFAEATAGRRDDELYLMAKAMLAAPETSMRDYVEAEQAAERLRDGYADYFSRYDALLTPVLPIPAHRHGQTEFTINGRTVDATYLQGATVPLNLTGLPGLSMRFGTSREGLPINVQLVGSWLAEATILHLASLLEDVSPVRGLRPAL, via the coding sequence ATGAATTCCGAACTCATCCATCACGACGCAACCCGGCTGGCCGAACTGATTCGCACCCGCGAAGTCTCGCCGGTGGAGGTCATGCAGGCGCATCTCGACCGGATCGCCTCGGTCGACCCGCAAGTGAACGCGATCGTCACCGTGGCCGACGGCGCGCTGGAGGCCGCCCGGGCAGCGGAAGCGGCCGTGCTGGCCGGCCGTGCGCTCGGTCCGCTGCACGGCGTGCCGTTCACCGCCAAGGATTCGATCGACACGGCCGGCGTGGCGACCCAGCGCGGCTCGCCGATCTTCCAGGGCCGCGTGCCCGACGCCGACGCCACCAGCGTGGCGCGCCTGAAGCAGGCGGGCGCCATCCTGCTCGCCAAGACGAACCTGCCCGAGTTCTCGTACTGGATCGAGAGCGACAACCTGCTCACGGGCCGCTCGAACAACCCGTGGAACCTCGAACGCACGCCGGGCGGTTCGAGCGGCGGCGAATCGGCCGCCATCGCCGCCGGCATGTCGCCGCTCGGGCTCGGCACCGATCTGGCGATCTCCGTGCGCGGGCCGGCGGCGCAAACCGGCATCGTCGCGTTGAAGGCCACCCACGGACGCGTGCCGATGACGGGCATCTGGCCGCGCGCGCCGCGCCGCTTCTGGCACGTGGGCCCGATGGCGCGCAGCGTGCGCGATCTCGCGCTCGCCTACTCGCAACTGGCCGGCGCCGATGGTCAGGACGCGTTCGCCACCAGCACCGCGCAGGCCGGCGCCGATCTCGGGCTCGGCCGCGCGCCGCGGCGCCCGCTGCGCGTGGGCTGGCTGGTCGAGCCCGGCTTCGGCCCGATCGACGCCGAGGTCGGCGCCACCGTGCAGGCCGCCGCCGCCGCGCTCGAAAGCCTCGGCTGCATCGTGGAGCCGGTGCGGATTCCCGCGCTCGAACGCGACTTCGCGCTCGACGTGTTCAATCGCCTGCACGTGATGGAGATGAAGCCGGCGTTCGCGGAAGCCACCGCCGGCCGTCGCGACGACGAGCTTTACCTGATGGCGAAGGCCATGCTCGCCGCGCCGGAGACGTCGATGCGCGACTACGTCGAGGCCGAGCAGGCGGCCGAGCGGCTGCGCGACGGCTATGCCGATTACTTTTCGCGCTACGACGCGCTGCTCACGCCGGTGCTGCCGATCCCGGCGCATCGGCACGGCCAGACCGAGTTCACCATCAACGGCCGGACCGTGGACGCGACCTACCTGCAGGGCGCCACGGTGCCGCTCAACCTGACGGGGCTGCCCGGCCTGTCGATGCGCTTCGGCACCAGCCGCGAAGGACTGCCGATCAACGTGCAGCTGGTGGGCAGCTGGCTGGCGGAGGCGACGATCCTGCATCTCGCCTCGCTGCTCGAGGACGTGAGCCCGGTGCGGGGGCTGCGGCCGGCGCTGTAA
- a CDS encoding SDR family NAD(P)-dependent oxidoreductase, producing the protein MTQTHQGTALITGASSGIGAVYADRLARLGYDLILVARDRERLNDAARRITDATQRNVEILAADLNDRAGLAAVEERLRRDASITLLVNNAGVGTHKPLLDSDVDDMTRMIELNVTALTRLTYAAVPGFVARGRGALINIASIVAIAPETLNGVYGGSKAFVLALSQSLHHELADKGVRVQAVLPGATATDFWRTGGLPVEHLPKEIVMSADAMVDAALVGFERGELVTIPSLHAGEEWDAYEAARQTMAPHLSSDVPAPRYAAAR; encoded by the coding sequence ATGACGCAAACCCATCAAGGCACGGCACTGATCACGGGGGCTTCCTCGGGGATCGGCGCGGTCTACGCCGATCGGCTCGCGCGGCTCGGCTACGACCTGATCCTGGTCGCACGCGATCGCGAACGGCTCAACGACGCCGCGCGCCGCATCACCGACGCGACGCAGCGCAACGTGGAAATCCTCGCGGCCGACCTGAACGACCGCGCTGGCCTGGCGGCCGTGGAGGAACGGCTGCGGCGCGACGCGAGCATCACGCTGCTCGTCAACAACGCCGGCGTGGGCACGCACAAGCCGCTGCTCGACAGCGACGTCGACGACATGACCCGCATGATCGAGCTGAACGTCACGGCGCTCACGCGCCTGACCTACGCGGCCGTGCCGGGCTTCGTCGCGCGCGGTCGCGGCGCGCTGATCAATATCGCCTCGATCGTCGCGATCGCGCCGGAGACGCTGAACGGCGTGTATGGCGGCAGCAAGGCGTTCGTGCTCGCGCTGAGCCAGTCGCTGCATCACGAGCTGGCCGACAAGGGCGTGCGCGTGCAGGCGGTGCTGCCCGGCGCGACGGCCACCGATTTCTGGCGGACGGGCGGCCTGCCGGTCGAGCATCTGCCGAAGGAGATCGTGATGTCTGCCGACGCGATGGTCGATGCCGCGCTGGTCGGCTTCGAGCGCGGCGAGCTGGTGACGATTCCGTCGCTGCACGCCGGCGAGGAATGGGATGCCTACGAGGCGGCGCGGCAGACGATGGCGCCGCATCTGTCGAGCGACGTGCCCGCGCCGCGCTACGCGGCGGCGCGCTGA
- a CDS encoding aliphatic sulfonate ABC transporter substrate-binding protein yields the protein MKLSWPRVLHVLHHAALSIAALATAAGLVPIPAQAAEPAAPAEIRVDYAYYSPESLVIRHFGWLDDAFKPDHTAIRWVLSLGSNRALEYLNSGAVDFGSTAGLAAVLGRANGNPIRAVYVFSRPEWTALVVRKDSPIHTLAELKGKKIAATRGTDPFLFTLRALHTVGLTRDDVELVNLQHPDGRTALANGQVDAWAGLDPHMAAAQVDDGARLLYRNVGFNTYGFLNVREAFASQYPQAVTRVLKVYEKARLWIIAHPDDTARIVADESKVSLPVAKLQLQRNDFSDPVPGDTQRAALKAAAPVLTDEQLVKPGVDPARIVDALVDPSFARPLVAASH from the coding sequence ATGAAGCTGTCCTGGCCCCGCGTGCTGCATGTGCTCCATCACGCGGCCCTGAGCATCGCCGCGCTCGCCACCGCCGCCGGCCTCGTCCCGATCCCCGCGCAGGCGGCCGAACCGGCCGCGCCGGCCGAGATTCGCGTCGACTACGCCTACTACTCGCCCGAAAGCCTCGTGATCCGCCATTTCGGCTGGCTCGACGACGCGTTCAAGCCGGACCACACGGCGATTCGCTGGGTGCTGAGCCTCGGCAGCAATCGCGCGCTCGAATACCTGAACAGCGGCGCCGTCGATTTCGGCTCGACGGCCGGCCTCGCGGCCGTGCTCGGCCGCGCCAACGGCAACCCGATCCGCGCCGTCTACGTATTCTCGCGGCCCGAATGGACCGCGCTGGTGGTGCGCAAGGATTCGCCGATCCACACGCTCGCCGAGCTGAAGGGCAAAAAGATCGCCGCGACGCGCGGCACCGATCCGTTCCTGTTCACGCTGCGCGCGCTGCACACCGTGGGCCTCACGCGCGACGACGTCGAACTCGTGAACCTGCAGCACCCGGACGGACGCACCGCGCTCGCCAACGGCCAGGTGGACGCCTGGGCCGGACTCGATCCGCACATGGCCGCCGCGCAGGTGGACGACGGCGCGCGCCTGCTCTACCGCAACGTCGGCTTCAACACCTACGGCTTCCTGAACGTGCGCGAGGCATTCGCGAGCCAGTATCCGCAGGCCGTCACGCGCGTGCTGAAGGTGTACGAGAAGGCGCGGCTGTGGATCATCGCGCATCCGGACGACACCGCGCGGATCGTCGCCGACGAATCGAAGGTGTCGCTGCCGGTCGCGAAGCTGCAGCTGCAGCGCAACGACTTCAGCGACCCGGTGCCGGGCGACACCCAGCGCGCCGCGCTGAAGGCCGCCGCGCCGGTGCTGACCGACGAGCAGCTCGTGAAGCCCGGCGTCGATCCGGCGAGGATCGTCGACGCGCTGGTCGATCCGTCGTTCGCGCGCCCGCTCGTCGCGGCGTCGCACTGA
- a CDS encoding ABC transporter ATP-binding protein, with the protein MSAAPLLDARGVRKRYGDRVVLAGVDLRVGRGEIVCVVGPSGCGKSTLLRIVAGLDADHHGSVRLDGAPLHGPSARIGVIFQEPRLLPWLSVADNVGFAAGARGGRSPQVAQLLAEVGLDGAAHALPAALSGGMAQRAAIARGLFGEPDLLLLDEPFSAVDALTRMRLQTLLLDVVRRRATAAVVVTHDLDEALYLGDRVLLLAANPGRVEDAFPVEIARPRDRRDPALAALRARLLGAFQRFQEIDAAAAR; encoded by the coding sequence ATGAGCGCGGCGCCGCTGCTCGACGCGCGCGGGGTCCGCAAGCGCTACGGCGATCGCGTCGTGCTGGCCGGCGTGGACCTGCGGGTCGGGCGCGGCGAGATCGTCTGCGTGGTCGGGCCGAGCGGTTGCGGCAAGAGCACCTTGCTGCGGATCGTGGCCGGGCTCGACGCCGACCATCACGGCAGCGTCCGGCTCGACGGCGCGCCGCTCCACGGGCCGTCGGCGCGCATCGGCGTGATCTTCCAGGAGCCGCGGCTGCTGCCGTGGCTGTCGGTGGCCGACAACGTCGGCTTCGCGGCCGGCGCGCGCGGCGGGCGCTCGCCGCAGGTGGCGCAACTGCTCGCCGAGGTCGGGCTCGACGGCGCGGCGCATGCATTGCCGGCCGCGCTGTCGGGCGGCATGGCGCAACGCGCCGCGATCGCGCGCGGCCTGTTCGGCGAGCCGGACCTGCTGCTGCTCGACGAGCCGTTCAGTGCCGTCGACGCGCTCACGCGCATGCGGCTGCAGACGCTGCTGCTCGACGTCGTGCGGCGCCGCGCGACGGCGGCCGTGGTCGTCACGCATGATCTGGACGAGGCGCTGTATCTCGGCGACCGCGTGCTGCTGCTGGCGGCGAACCCGGGGCGCGTCGAGGATGCGTTCCCTGTCGAGATCGCGCGGCCGCGCGATCGTCGCGATCCGGCGCTGGCGGCGCTGCGCGCGCGTCTGCTCGGCGCGTTCCAGCGGTTTCAGGAGATCGACGCGGCCGCGGCGCGGTGA
- a CDS encoding SDR family oxidoreductase — MNLSGNTIFITGGTSGIGRALAEAFHRRGNQVIIAGRRRALLDEIARANPGIDTVELDIGDAAGIRRAAQQVIERHPSLNVVINNAGIMPFDDAAGALDDEQAVRLIDTNLLGTVRVSAAFIEHLKRQPASYLINNSSVLAYVPLAPTALYSATKAAIHSYTLSQRFALRDTGVTVLEIVPPWVDTDLVRKSGDPRAMPLDAFIAELLARLEAAEHEVVVEAAQAFRDNAGPNEHGFVAQFNQAVVENPIPVA; from the coding sequence ATGAATCTCAGCGGAAATACCATCTTCATCACCGGCGGCACGTCGGGCATCGGACGCGCGCTGGCCGAGGCGTTCCATCGGCGCGGCAACCAGGTGATCATCGCGGGGCGCCGCCGTGCGCTGCTCGACGAGATCGCGCGGGCCAACCCCGGCATCGACACGGTGGAGCTCGACATCGGCGACGCGGCCGGCATCCGGCGCGCGGCGCAGCAGGTGATCGAACGGCATCCGTCGCTGAACGTCGTCATCAACAACGCCGGCATCATGCCGTTCGACGACGCGGCCGGCGCGCTCGACGACGAGCAGGCGGTGCGCCTCATCGATACCAACCTGCTCGGCACGGTGCGCGTGAGCGCGGCGTTCATCGAGCACCTGAAGCGGCAGCCGGCGTCGTACCTGATCAACAACAGCTCGGTGCTGGCCTACGTGCCGCTCGCGCCGACCGCGCTGTATTCGGCGACCAAGGCGGCGATCCACTCCTACACGCTGTCGCAGCGTTTCGCGTTGCGCGACACGGGGGTGACGGTGCTCGAGATCGTGCCGCCCTGGGTGGATACCGATCTGGTCCGCAAGAGTGGCGACCCGCGCGCGATGCCGCTCGACGCATTCATTGCCGAACTGCTCGCGCGGCTGGAGGCGGCCGAACACGAGGTGGTGGTGGAAGCGGCGCAGGCGTTTCGCGACAACGCCGGCCCGAACGAGCACGGGTTCGTCGCGCAGTTCAATCAGGCGGTGGTCGAGAATCCGATTCCGGTGGCGTGA
- a CDS encoding alpha/beta fold hydrolase: MDISTRGARIHVRVREPGQGQERDEPALVFLHYWGGSSRTWCGVAAELSDRYRTVAPDHRGWGDSSAPARGYAIADLADDAADVIEALGLREFVLVGHSMGGKVAQLLASRRPRGLRGLVLVAPSPPVATHLPDAERAALLAAYDTRESVAWVLDHVLTATRLAPALREQVIADSLRGAAPAREAWPNAAMREDLAAEVAAIDVPVCVIAGEHDRVDPVDTLRRALLPWIPGARLQVLPGVGHLSPLEAPREVAAAIGRFVEALAPSGDSGDSGDPGDPGDPTACRTPEQVPVAFDAAFNDGDLDRLLDLFRDDALMRMADGRTVAHGRDAIREQFAALLGAGASQILNRARPALVSGDVALVLLDWTMRTTQPDGRCADHHGTATQVMRRGSDGAWKLSISNPLGVAG; this comes from the coding sequence ATGGACATTTCCACCCGAGGCGCGCGGATCCACGTCCGCGTACGGGAACCAGGGCAGGGGCAGGAACGGGACGAGCCGGCGCTCGTGTTCCTGCATTATTGGGGCGGCTCGTCGCGCACGTGGTGCGGGGTGGCCGCCGAGCTGTCGGACCGGTATCGCACCGTGGCCCCCGATCATCGCGGCTGGGGTGATTCGTCCGCGCCGGCGCGCGGCTACGCGATCGCCGACCTGGCCGACGACGCGGCCGACGTGATCGAGGCGCTCGGCCTGCGCGAGTTCGTCCTCGTCGGCCATTCGATGGGCGGCAAGGTCGCGCAACTGCTGGCCTCGCGCCGGCCGCGCGGATTGCGCGGCCTGGTGCTGGTGGCGCCGTCGCCGCCCGTGGCGACGCACCTGCCCGACGCGGAGCGGGCCGCGCTGCTGGCCGCCTACGACACGCGCGAATCGGTGGCGTGGGTGCTCGACCACGTCCTCACCGCCACCCGCCTCGCGCCCGCGCTGCGCGAGCAGGTGATCGCCGACAGCCTGCGCGGCGCGGCGCCGGCCCGCGAGGCCTGGCCGAACGCCGCGATGCGCGAGGACCTGGCGGCCGAGGTCGCGGCGATCGACGTGCCGGTGTGCGTGATCGCCGGCGAACACGATCGCGTCGATCCGGTGGACACGCTGCGCCGGGCGCTGCTGCCGTGGATTCCCGGTGCGCGCCTGCAGGTGCTGCCGGGCGTCGGCCATCTGTCGCCGCTCGAAGCGCCGCGCGAGGTCGCGGCGGCGATCGGCCGGTTCGTCGAGGCGCTCGCGCCGTCCGGCGACTCCGGCGACTCCGGCGATCCTGGCGATCCCGGCGATCCGACCGCGTGCCGGACCCCGGAGCAGGTCCCCGTCGCCTTCGACGCCGCCTTCAATGACGGTGACCTCGACCGCCTGCTCGATCTGTTCCGCGACGACGCGCTCATGCGCATGGCCGACGGCCGGACCGTCGCGCACGGGCGCGACGCGATCCGCGAGCAGTTCGCCGCGCTGCTGGGGGCCGGCGCCTCACAGATCCTCAACCGCGCGCGGCCCGCGCTGGTGAGCGGCGACGTCGCGCTGGTCCTGCTCGACTGGACGATGCGCACGACGCAGCCCGACGGGCGATGCGCGGACCACCACGGCACGGCCACGCAGGTCATGCGGCGCGGCAGCGACGGCGCATGGAAGCTGAGCATCTCGAACCCGCTCGGCGTGGCCGGATGA
- a CDS encoding LysR family transcriptional regulator has protein sequence MDRLTCIGIFVAAVDEGSLAAAARRFGLSAAMAGKYVSAIERELNARLLQRTTRRLSLTDTGRVYYERCRRILEAWEQANREASDAHGTARGLIRLAAPVTFGALHLGEVLARYLEAHPHVNLEVSLSDRYVDLLEAGVDLAIRIGRLPDSGLVARRLAPCRMVICAAPAFLERHGTPRSPDDLRQAPRLTFSEAVSVGDWTLTDAAQRTHVIDGPCRLAANNTQMLLAAARAGAGVAYGPSFVFGEPIARGELVELLPGFQAAELTIQAVFPSARQMPARVRHLLDHLAGAFGEGGAPPWDRTMPAPPARAAAKRRR, from the coding sequence ATGGACCGCCTGACCTGCATCGGCATCTTCGTGGCCGCCGTGGACGAAGGCAGCCTGGCCGCCGCGGCGCGGCGCTTCGGATTGTCGGCCGCGATGGCGGGCAAGTACGTCAGCGCGATCGAGCGCGAGCTGAACGCGCGGCTGCTCCAGCGCACCACGCGGCGCCTGAGCCTGACCGATACCGGCCGCGTGTACTACGAGCGGTGCCGGCGCATCCTCGAGGCGTGGGAGCAGGCCAACCGCGAGGCCAGCGACGCGCACGGCACGGCGCGCGGCCTGATTCGCCTCGCGGCGCCCGTCACGTTCGGCGCGCTGCATCTCGGCGAGGTGCTGGCGCGCTACCTGGAGGCGCATCCGCACGTCAATCTCGAGGTGTCGCTGAGCGACCGCTACGTCGATCTGCTCGAAGCCGGCGTGGACCTCGCGATCCGGATCGGGCGGCTGCCCGACTCGGGGCTCGTCGCGCGCCGGCTCGCGCCGTGCCGGATGGTGATCTGCGCGGCACCGGCGTTCCTCGAGCGCCACGGCACGCCGCGCAGCCCCGACGATCTGCGGCAGGCGCCGCGCCTGACGTTCAGCGAGGCGGTGTCGGTGGGCGACTGGACGCTGACCGACGCGGCACAGCGCACGCACGTGATCGACGGACCATGCCGGCTGGCGGCCAACAACACGCAGATGCTGCTCGCCGCGGCCCGCGCCGGTGCCGGCGTGGCCTACGGGCCGAGCTTCGTGTTCGGCGAACCGATCGCGCGCGGCGAACTCGTCGAACTGCTGCCGGGCTTTCAGGCCGCCGAACTCACGATCCAGGCCGTGTTCCCGAGCGCGCGGCAGATGCCGGCGCGAGTGCGCCACCTGCTCGACCATCTGGCCGGCGCGTTCGGCGAGGGCGGGGCGCCGCCGTGGGATCGCACCATGCCGGCGCCCCCGGCGCGCGCCGCGGCCAAGCGCCGGCGCTGA
- a CDS encoding LLM class flavin-dependent oxidoreductase: MTRNRQLHLGAFMRPVSLHTGAWRHPDAWPDANFNLAHLKRSVQTLEHAKFDAFFMADHLAVLNMSTAALKRSHTATSFEPLTLLSALAMATERIGLVATASTTFDAPYHVARRFASLDHLSGGRAGWNLVTTSNPDAALNFGLDEHMEHDARYRRAREFFDVVTGLWDSWADDAFVRDAASGLYFEPEKLHVLGHRGEHFSVRGPLNIARPVQGWPVVVQAGSSEAGRQLAAETAEAVFTAQPSLAAGKRFYADVKGRLDRLGRPREHLKILPGAFVVVGDSVAEAREKRAFLDTLVHDDSGFASLSIALGHDVSGFDPDGPLPAVPESNASHTSRQRVLEMAAEGLTVRELARRVGGYSGLQFVGTPATIADEMQQWLEEEGSDGFNVMFPYLPGGLDDVALKVVPELQRRGIFRREYEGTTLREHLGLPRPDNRFFAR; encoded by the coding sequence ATGACCCGCAACCGACAACTGCATCTGGGCGCCTTCATGCGGCCGGTGAGCCTGCACACCGGCGCGTGGCGCCATCCCGATGCGTGGCCCGACGCGAACTTCAATCTCGCGCACCTGAAGCGCAGCGTGCAGACGCTGGAGCACGCGAAGTTCGACGCGTTCTTCATGGCCGACCATCTCGCGGTGCTGAACATGTCCACGGCCGCGCTCAAGCGCAGCCATACGGCGACCTCGTTCGAGCCGCTCACGCTGCTGTCCGCGCTGGCGATGGCGACCGAGCGGATCGGCCTGGTCGCCACCGCGTCCACCACGTTCGACGCGCCGTACCACGTGGCGCGCCGCTTCGCCTCGCTCGATCACCTGAGCGGCGGGCGCGCGGGCTGGAACCTCGTGACGACGTCGAACCCCGATGCCGCGCTGAACTTCGGGCTCGACGAACACATGGAGCACGACGCGCGCTACCGCCGCGCGCGCGAGTTCTTCGACGTGGTGACGGGGCTCTGGGACAGCTGGGCCGACGACGCGTTCGTGCGCGACGCCGCGAGCGGCCTGTACTTCGAGCCGGAGAAGCTGCACGTGCTCGGCCATCGCGGCGAGCACTTCTCGGTGCGCGGGCCGCTCAACATCGCGCGGCCGGTGCAGGGCTGGCCGGTGGTGGTGCAGGCGGGCTCGTCCGAGGCGGGCCGCCAGCTCGCGGCCGAGACCGCCGAGGCTGTGTTCACGGCGCAGCCGTCGCTGGCGGCCGGCAAGCGTTTCTATGCCGACGTGAAGGGCCGGCTCGACCGGCTCGGGCGGCCGCGCGAGCACCTGAAGATCCTGCCGGGCGCGTTCGTGGTGGTCGGCGATTCGGTGGCCGAGGCGCGCGAGAAGCGCGCGTTCCTCGACACGCTGGTGCATGACGACAGCGGGTTCGCGTCGCTGTCGATCGCGCTCGGCCACGACGTGTCCGGCTTCGATCCGGACGGGCCGCTGCCGGCGGTGCCCGAGAGCAACGCGAGCCACACCTCGCGGCAGCGCGTGCTCGAGATGGCGGCCGAGGGGCTGACGGTGCGCGAGCTGGCGCGGCGCGTGGGCGGCTACTCGGGGCTGCAGTTCGTGGGCACGCCGGCGACGATCGCCGACGAGATGCAGCAGTGGCTGGAGGAGGAGGGCTCGGACGGCTTCAACGTGATGTTCCCGTACCTGCCGGGCGGGCTCGACGACGTCGCGCTGAAGGTCGTGCCCGAACTGCAGCGGCGCGGGATCTTCCGGCGCGAATACGAAGGCACGACGCTGCGCGAGCATCTGGGGCTGCCGCGCCCCGACAACCGGTTCTTCGCGCGCTGA